Proteins encoded by one window of Nicotiana tabacum cultivar K326 chromosome 10, ASM71507v2, whole genome shotgun sequence:
- the LOC107799080 gene encoding F-box protein At5g07610-like produces the protein MTENFKQMISKSSFCPAEKIAGSDDLLKEILLRLPASSVLRFSCVSHRWRFFISDPYFRQLHSRRSAAITDGLFLFRKSDKKYHLDHLFNFSDTSKRKVVPSNIRTFTDSFRSVEPLHCCNGLLCLKLLQLDNDDVLYCVYNPRTNRHTNIPLPDINDEEEIVSMNLAFDPKRSSNYKIICIVKERLGFLRWLTFSNNWKESGQGVRVRGEYYFGKGVFLNGTIYWTSKHSAFVCFDMDNDSLKIMPSTSVPEGRNGRKIKYFGESAGNLHLIEENVLRSTLLNVFELENDYSNWYVKYVVDVDDLTRLFPLMVINEPESLDVIGYQFDVLCFVDGEKDGKTMLVLSLPEKMISYDIKNMSIKELLNVQLEELHLSIEGFIVYNYKWYHAYKHVETLALV, from the coding sequence ATGACTGAAAACTTCAAGCAGATGATATCAAAATCATCATTTTGTCCGGCCGAAAAGATCGCCGGCAGCGATGATCTCTTAAAGGAAATTCTCTTACGATTACCCGCCAGTTCTGTTCTCCGTTTCAGTTGCGTCTCCCATCGCTGGCGTTTCTTCATCTCCGACCCTTATTTCCGGCAACTCCATTCTCGCCGGAGCGCCGCCATTACCGACGGCCTCTTCTTGTTCCGTAAATCCGACAAGAAGTACCACTTAGACCACCTCTTTAATTTCTCCGACACTAGTAAAAGAAAAGTTGTCCCTTCTAATATCCGCACTTTTACAGACAGCTTCCGTTCAGTTGAACCGTTGCACTGTTGTAATGGTTTGTTGTGCCTTAAGCTTCTTCAACTTGATAATGATGACGTGTTATATTGTGTTTATAACCCTCGTACAAATCGACACACTAATATTCCACTACCTGATATtaatgatgaagaagaaattgTGTCAATGAATTTGGCTTTTGATCCGAAAAGGTCAAGCAATTACAAGATTATTTGCATTGTTAAAGAAAGATTAGGGTTTTTGAGGTGGTTGACTTTTTCTAATAATTGGAAGGAATCGGGTCAAGGGGTTCGGGTCAGAGGAGAGTATTATTTTGGGAAAGGGGTATTTTTGAATGGTACTATATATTGGACCAGTAAACATTCAGCTTTTGTGTGCTTTGATATGGATAATGATAGTCTGAAAATAATGCCTAGTACTTCTGTTCCTGAGGGGCGTAACGGAAGaaaaattaagtattttggtgAATCTGCTGGAAATTTGCATCTTATCGAGGAAAATGTGCTTCGGTCCACATTGCTCAATGTGTTTGAATTGGAGAATGATTATTCAAACTGGTACGTGAAATATGTTGTGGATGTTGATGATCTGACTCGTTTGTTTCCTCTAATGGTGATTAATGAGCCGGAGTCTCTTGATGTTATCGGTTACCAATTTGATGTGCTGTGTTTTGTTGATGGTGAGAAAGATGGGAAGACGATGCTCGTGTTGTCATTACCAGAAAAAATGATCTCTTATGATATTAAGAATATGAGTATTAAGGAGCTTCTGAATGTGCAGCTAGAAGAACTTCATCTCAGCATTGAAGGTTTTATTGTGTACAACTATAAATGGTATCATGCTTACAAGCATGTTGAAACACTTGCTCTTGTTTAG
- the LOC107799082 gene encoding gamma-glutamyl hydrolase 1-like, with protein sequence MSNYYFITISLFVAVVATAIESSSELSVPAGCPVPDPRLNYRPVIGIISHPGDGASGRIVNSTSVSYVAASYVKFVESAGARVIPLLFDDSPQVLNQKLDLVNGVIFPGGWARKGKYFETVKAIFKKVLEKNDAGEHFPLLAINLGFELLMMIVSKDNNILEKFSVSNQASKLHFVETVNIEDTVFGRFPPTLIKKLSKECLVLQRNKYGLSPEKFQANDDLSSFFIMLTTSTDTRNKVFVSTLQAENYPITALQWHPEKSAFEWGSAAIPHSEDAVQVTQLVANYFVSEARKSSNKPDAQKVLDNLIYNYSPTYSGKAGKGYDEVYIFNGPALSSL encoded by the exons ATGTCGAACTACTATTTCATCACTATCTCTCTTTTCGTGGCGGTAGTGGCTACCGCCATTGAGTCGTCGTCGGAGTTGTCTGTCCCCGCCGGCTGTCCTGTGCCGGACCCTAGACTTAATTACCGGCCAGTGATCGGGATTATTAGCCATCCCGGTGACGGAGCCTCGGGTCGCATAGTTAATTCCACCAGCGTTTCGTACGTTGCTGCTTCGTATGTCAAGTTTGTCGAGTCGGCTGGTGCTAGGGTCATTCCACTTTTGTTTGACGATTCTCCTCAAGTTCTCAATCAA AAACTTGATCTAGTTAATGGCGTGATCTTCCCAGGAGGGTGGGCGAGGAAGGGTAAATATTTTGAGACTGTCAAAGCAATTTTCAAG AAAGTTTTGGAGAAGAATGATGCCGGTGAACATTTCCCTCTCCTCGCTATCAACCTCGGATTTGAGCTTTTGATGATGATCGTCTCCAAG GACAACAATATTCTTGAGAAATTCAGTGTATCAAATCAGGCATCTAAACTTCATTTCGTGGAAACCGTGAATATTGAAGATACAGTATTTGGGAg ATTCCCACCTACATTAATAAAGAAGTTGAGTAAGGAATGCCTTGTGCTACAAAGAAACAAG TATGGTTTATCACCAGAAAAGTTTCAAGCAAATGATGATCTATCTAGCTTTTTCATTATGTTGACTACTAGCACAGATACACGCAACAAG GTCTTTGTTTCTACTCTTCAAGCAGAAAACTATCCCATAACTGCTTTACAGTGGCACCCAGAG aaaagtgcttttgaatGGGGATCAGCAGCAATTCCACATTCTGAGGATGCAGTTCAAGTGACTCAACTCGTTGCCAACTATTTTGTCAG TGAAGCAAGAAAGTCTTCTAATAAACCGGATGCTCAAAAAGTACTTGACAACCTTATCTACAATTACAGTCCCACTTATAGTGGAAAGGCTGG GAAGGGTTACGATGAGGTTTACATTTTCAATGGTCCTGCATTGAGCTCTCTTTAG